A stretch of Gasterosteus aculeatus chromosome 4, fGasAcu3.hap1.1, whole genome shotgun sequence DNA encodes these proteins:
- the LOC120817240 gene encoding catenin delta-1 isoform X2, with translation MEQRESAAALLESVREQEVQFEQLTRALEDERRRVGLPATSPSALGHLLPHTQNGRLGDADIERLKLTDSYLNSTQYRMVDPAHGALDDGYTPEDDSQEVHSVFSDEGPTRRLDNGMKKPITRTVLPSDSMSIDGGLSVSGMGGYSATLDRPYRQPGPGDYPTATVPRNYHYAPVGGYDDYRGGPPSEAYTSLSRGSHMDDRYRPVDGYRTLDSGYRAPSRQQLDPYAAQPQVSRGMRALGSALEVRYGHGHYGLEDDQRSVGYDEYGMGPPPMHPGGYGTMPRLGPGHVTMDRRRLGSCEDTLDGDVMGVDPYAWGVPMTMERGSMASLDSTLRKPPPGSWRQPELPEVIAMLNYRLDPVKTNAAAFLQHLTFRNDKVKSDVRRLKGIPSLVSMLDHPSKDVHHSACGALKNISYGRDQDNKIAIKNCDGVPALVRLLRKTHEQDLTDTITGTLWNLSSHDSVKMEIVDHALHALADEVVVPHSGWEQASNGGEESCKPRHLEWETALTNTAGCLRNVSSERSEARRKLRECTGLVDALMYIVQSQINRKNVDNKLVENCVCLLRNLSYHVHREVPGCERFAETTPDNQGPAPANKGGCFGSRKGKGKKDGDDGSGDQIDIPKRTTPAKGYELLFQPEVVRVYTSLFRESKNPSVLEAAAGAIQNLCAGRWTYGRYIRATVRLEKGLPMMAELLAHGNDRVVRAMSGALRNLSIDRRNCQLLGLHAVPHLVANLPGGQSQSGRVLSEETVVSVLSTLTEVLGNSLEAAKTLRASQGIERLVLINKDGKRSEREVRGAGQVLQLVWAHKELRKPLEKDGWKKTDFMVNLSAANGPSTRANGTYEDGTMPLLDKGEKRDMIPLNDLGPEAYSTLDQRERRHTLDETTDTLPRGVYGGRKGSLPLLDSYDG, from the exons ATGGAGCAGCGTGAGAGCGCAGCTGCTCTGCTGGAGTCTGTCAGGGAGCAGGAGGTGCAGTTTGAACAGCTGACCAGGGCACtggaggatgagaggaggagagtcgGCCTCCCCGCCACCAGCCCCTCTGCCCTgggtcacctcctccctcacacGCAG AACGGGCGTCTAGGGGATGCAGACATAGAACGGCTGAAACTGACAGACTCGTATTTAAACAGCACACAG TACAGGATGGTGGACCCCGCACACGGCGCTCTAGATGACGGCTACACACCAGAGGATGACTCCCAGGAGGTGCACTCTGTCTTTTCTGACGAGGGACCCACACGGCGGCTGGACAACGGC atgaaGAAACCAATCACACGCACAGTCCTGCCCTCCGACTCGATGTCCATTGACGGCGGCCTGTCGGTGTCCGGTATGGGCGGCTACAGCGCCACCCTGGACCGTCCTTACCGGCAGCCTGGACCGGGAGACTACCCCACTGCCACAGTGCCCAGGAACTACCACTATGCCCCCGTAGGGGGCTATGATGACTACCGGGGAGGCCCACCGTCGGAGGCATACACGAGCCTGAGCAGGGGCTCGCACATGGACGACCGCTACAG gcCAGTTGACGGCTACCGGACCTTGGACTCCGGCTACCGCGCCCCGAGCCGCCAGCAGCTCGACCCGTATGCGGCACAGCCCCAGGTGAGCCGGGGGATGAGGGCCTTGGGCTCGGCGTTGGAGGTGCGGTACGGCCACGGCCACTACGGCCTGGAGGATGACCAGCGCAGTGTGGGATACGATGAGTACGGCATGGGTCCTCCACCTATGCACCCCGGAGGCTACGGTACCATGCCACGCTTGGGACCTGGCCACGTGACCATGGACAGACGAAGACTCGG GAGCTGTGAGGACACTTTGGACGGTGACGTGATGGGAGTCGACCCGTATGCTTGGGGCGTTCCCATGACGATGGAGAGGGGAAGCATGGCGTCACTAGACAGCACACTAAGGAAGCCTCCTCCTGGTTCGTGGAGGCAGCCAGAGCTGCCAGAGGTCATCGCCATGTTGAACTACCGCCTGGACCCCGTCAAGACCAACGCAGCTGCATTCCTCCAACATCTGACATTCAGAAATGACAAG GTAAAGTCGGATGTGCGTCGCCTGAAGGGCATCCCATCCTTGGTGTCGATGCTAGACCACCCCAGCAAGGATGTGCACCACTCGGCCTGCGGGGCACTAAAGAACATTTCATACGGGCGAGACCAAGACAACAAGATCGCCATCAAGAACTGCGACGGAGTGCCCGCGCTGGTCAGGCTGCTGAGGAAAACCCACGAGCAGGACCTCACTGACACCATCACAG GCACCTTGTGGAACCTCTCGTCCCACGACTCTGTAAAGATGGAGATTGTGGACCACGCCCTGCACGCCCTCGCCGACGAGGTGGTCGTCCCTCACTCCGGCTGGGAGCAGGCGAGCAACGGTGGGGAGGAGAGCTGCAAGCCCCGCCACCTGGAGTGGGAGACCGCCTTGACCAACACTGCTGGCTGCCTCAG GAATGTGAGTTCAGAACGCAGCGAGGCCAGGCGAAAGCTGAGGGAATGCACGGGATTGGTGGATGCCCTCATGTACATTGTCCAATCACAGATCAACCGCAAAAATGTGGATAATAAG tTGGTGGAGAACTGTGTCTGCCTGCTGAGGAATCTGTCCTATCACGTTCACCGCGAGGTCCCCGGCTGCGAGCGCTTCGCCGAGACCACTCCCGACAACCAGGGGCCGGCCCCAGCCAACAAGGGTGGCTGCTTTGGCTCCCGAAAGGGCAAAG GAAAGAAGGATGGCGACGATGGAAGTGGCGATCAGATCGACATTCCAAAGAGGACGACACCCGCCAAAG GCTACGAGCTTCTGTTCCAACCGGAGGTGGTTCGCGTTTACACGTCGCTGTTCAGAGAGAGCAAGAACCCTTCGGTGCTCGAGGCCGCCGCCGGAGCCATCCAGAACCTGTGTGCCGGCCGATGGACT TATGGCCGGTATATCAGGGCCACCGTGCGTCTGGAGAAAGGTCTTCCCATGATGGCGGAGCTACTGGCTCATGGCAATGACCGCGTGGTTCGAGCGATGTCCGGAGCCTTGAGGAACCTCTCCATCGACAGACGTAACTGCCAACTGCTCG GTTTGCATGCGGTACCTCACCTTGTGGCAAACCTTCCGGGAGGCCAGAGTCAGTCTGGGCGCGTCCTATCGGAGGAGACGGTGGTGTCTGTGCTGAGCACGCTCACTGAGGTGCTAGGCAACAGCTTGGAGGCAGCAAAGACCCTCCGAGCCTCTCAGGGCATCGAGAGGCTGGTGCTCATCAACAAGGACGG CAAGCGGTCGGAGCGCGAGGTGCGGGGCGCCGGTCAGGTGCTGCAGCTCGTCTGGGCCCACAAAGAGCTGCGCAAGCCTCTGGAGAAGGACGGCTGGAAGAAGACTGACTTCATGGTCAACCTCAGCGCCGCCAACGGCCCGAGCACCCGAGCCAACGGCACCTACGAAGACGGCACCATGCCGCTGCTGGACAAAG gggaaaAGAGAGACATGATTCCACTAAATGACCTCGGCCCTG AGGCTTATTCGACACTGgaccagagggagaggagacacaCTCTGGACGAAACCACTGACACTTTACCG CGAGGGGTGTATGGGGGCAGAAAGGGCTCCTTGCCCCTGTTGGACTCCTACGATGGTTAG
- the LOC120817240 gene encoding catenin delta-1 isoform X5 yields the protein MCMRWENGRLGDADIERLKLTDSYLNSTQYRMVDPAHGALDDGYTPEDDSQEVHSVFSDEGPTRRLDNGMKKPITRTVLPSDSMSIDGGLSVSGMGGYSATLDRPYRQPGPGDYPTATVPRNYHYAPVGGYDDYRGGPPSEAYTSLSRGSHMDDRYRPVDGYRTLDSGYRAPSRQQLDPYAAQPQVSRGMRALGSALEVRYGHGHYGLEDDQRSVGYDEYGMGPPPMHPGGYGTMPRLGPGHVTMDRRRLGSCEDTLDGDVMGVDPYAWGVPMTMERGSMASLDSTLRKPPPGSWRQPELPEVIAMLNYRLDPVKTNAAAFLQHLTFRNDKVKSDVRRLKGIPSLVSMLDHPSKDVHHSACGALKNISYGRDQDNKIAIKNCDGVPALVRLLRKTHEQDLTDTITGTLWNLSSHDSVKMEIVDHALHALADEVVVPHSGWEQASNGGEESCKPRHLEWETALTNTAGCLRNVSSERSEARRKLRECTGLVDALMYIVQSQINRKNVDNKLVENCVCLLRNLSYHVHREVPGCERFAETTPDNQGPAPANKGGCFGSRKGKDEWFSKGKKDGDDGSGDQIDIPKRTTPAKGYELLFQPEVVRVYTSLFRESKNPSVLEAAAGAIQNLCAGRWTYGRYIRATVRLEKGLPMMAELLAHGNDRVVRAMSGALRNLSIDRRNCQLLGLHAVPHLVANLPGGQSQSGRVLSEETVVSVLSTLTEVLGNSLEAAKTLRASQGIERLVLINKDGKRSEREVRGAGQVLQLVWAHKELRKPLEKDGWKKTDFMVNLSAANGPSTRANGTYEDGTMPLLDKGEKRDMIPLNDLGPEAYSTLDQRERRHTLDETTDTLPRGVYGGRKGSLPLLDSYDG from the exons ATGTGTATGCGTTGGGAG AACGGGCGTCTAGGGGATGCAGACATAGAACGGCTGAAACTGACAGACTCGTATTTAAACAGCACACAG TACAGGATGGTGGACCCCGCACACGGCGCTCTAGATGACGGCTACACACCAGAGGATGACTCCCAGGAGGTGCACTCTGTCTTTTCTGACGAGGGACCCACACGGCGGCTGGACAACGGC atgaaGAAACCAATCACACGCACAGTCCTGCCCTCCGACTCGATGTCCATTGACGGCGGCCTGTCGGTGTCCGGTATGGGCGGCTACAGCGCCACCCTGGACCGTCCTTACCGGCAGCCTGGACCGGGAGACTACCCCACTGCCACAGTGCCCAGGAACTACCACTATGCCCCCGTAGGGGGCTATGATGACTACCGGGGAGGCCCACCGTCGGAGGCATACACGAGCCTGAGCAGGGGCTCGCACATGGACGACCGCTACAG gcCAGTTGACGGCTACCGGACCTTGGACTCCGGCTACCGCGCCCCGAGCCGCCAGCAGCTCGACCCGTATGCGGCACAGCCCCAGGTGAGCCGGGGGATGAGGGCCTTGGGCTCGGCGTTGGAGGTGCGGTACGGCCACGGCCACTACGGCCTGGAGGATGACCAGCGCAGTGTGGGATACGATGAGTACGGCATGGGTCCTCCACCTATGCACCCCGGAGGCTACGGTACCATGCCACGCTTGGGACCTGGCCACGTGACCATGGACAGACGAAGACTCGG GAGCTGTGAGGACACTTTGGACGGTGACGTGATGGGAGTCGACCCGTATGCTTGGGGCGTTCCCATGACGATGGAGAGGGGAAGCATGGCGTCACTAGACAGCACACTAAGGAAGCCTCCTCCTGGTTCGTGGAGGCAGCCAGAGCTGCCAGAGGTCATCGCCATGTTGAACTACCGCCTGGACCCCGTCAAGACCAACGCAGCTGCATTCCTCCAACATCTGACATTCAGAAATGACAAG GTAAAGTCGGATGTGCGTCGCCTGAAGGGCATCCCATCCTTGGTGTCGATGCTAGACCACCCCAGCAAGGATGTGCACCACTCGGCCTGCGGGGCACTAAAGAACATTTCATACGGGCGAGACCAAGACAACAAGATCGCCATCAAGAACTGCGACGGAGTGCCCGCGCTGGTCAGGCTGCTGAGGAAAACCCACGAGCAGGACCTCACTGACACCATCACAG GCACCTTGTGGAACCTCTCGTCCCACGACTCTGTAAAGATGGAGATTGTGGACCACGCCCTGCACGCCCTCGCCGACGAGGTGGTCGTCCCTCACTCCGGCTGGGAGCAGGCGAGCAACGGTGGGGAGGAGAGCTGCAAGCCCCGCCACCTGGAGTGGGAGACCGCCTTGACCAACACTGCTGGCTGCCTCAG GAATGTGAGTTCAGAACGCAGCGAGGCCAGGCGAAAGCTGAGGGAATGCACGGGATTGGTGGATGCCCTCATGTACATTGTCCAATCACAGATCAACCGCAAAAATGTGGATAATAAG tTGGTGGAGAACTGTGTCTGCCTGCTGAGGAATCTGTCCTATCACGTTCACCGCGAGGTCCCCGGCTGCGAGCGCTTCGCCGAGACCACTCCCGACAACCAGGGGCCGGCCCCAGCCAACAAGGGTGGCTGCTTTGGCTCCCGAAAGGGCAAAG ATGAGTGGTTTTCAAAAG GAAAGAAGGATGGCGACGATGGAAGTGGCGATCAGATCGACATTCCAAAGAGGACGACACCCGCCAAAG GCTACGAGCTTCTGTTCCAACCGGAGGTGGTTCGCGTTTACACGTCGCTGTTCAGAGAGAGCAAGAACCCTTCGGTGCTCGAGGCCGCCGCCGGAGCCATCCAGAACCTGTGTGCCGGCCGATGGACT TATGGCCGGTATATCAGGGCCACCGTGCGTCTGGAGAAAGGTCTTCCCATGATGGCGGAGCTACTGGCTCATGGCAATGACCGCGTGGTTCGAGCGATGTCCGGAGCCTTGAGGAACCTCTCCATCGACAGACGTAACTGCCAACTGCTCG GTTTGCATGCGGTACCTCACCTTGTGGCAAACCTTCCGGGAGGCCAGAGTCAGTCTGGGCGCGTCCTATCGGAGGAGACGGTGGTGTCTGTGCTGAGCACGCTCACTGAGGTGCTAGGCAACAGCTTGGAGGCAGCAAAGACCCTCCGAGCCTCTCAGGGCATCGAGAGGCTGGTGCTCATCAACAAGGACGG CAAGCGGTCGGAGCGCGAGGTGCGGGGCGCCGGTCAGGTGCTGCAGCTCGTCTGGGCCCACAAAGAGCTGCGCAAGCCTCTGGAGAAGGACGGCTGGAAGAAGACTGACTTCATGGTCAACCTCAGCGCCGCCAACGGCCCGAGCACCCGAGCCAACGGCACCTACGAAGACGGCACCATGCCGCTGCTGGACAAAG gggaaaAGAGAGACATGATTCCACTAAATGACCTCGGCCCTG AGGCTTATTCGACACTGgaccagagggagaggagacacaCTCTGGACGAAACCACTGACACTTTACCG CGAGGGGTGTATGGGGGCAGAAAGGGCTCCTTGCCCCTGTTGGACTCCTACGATGGTTAG
- the LOC120817240 gene encoding catenin delta-1 isoform X6, whose protein sequence is MCMRWENGRLGDADIERLKLTDSYLNSTQYRMVDPAHGALDDGYTPEDDSQEVHSVFSDEGPTRRLDNGMKKPITRTVLPSDSMSIDGGLSVSGMGGYSATLDRPYRQPGPGDYPTATVPRNYHYAPVGGYDDYRGGPPSEAYTSLSRGSHMDDRYRPVDGYRTLDSGYRAPSRQQLDPYAAQPQVSRGMRALGSALEVRYGHGHYGLEDDQRSVGYDEYGMGPPPMHPGGYGTMPRLGPGHVTMDRRRLGSCEDTLDGDVMGVDPYAWGVPMTMERGSMASLDSTLRKPPPGSWRQPELPEVIAMLNYRLDPVKTNAAAFLQHLTFRNDKVKSDVRRLKGIPSLVSMLDHPSKDVHHSACGALKNISYGRDQDNKIAIKNCDGVPALVRLLRKTHEQDLTDTITGTLWNLSSHDSVKMEIVDHALHALADEVVVPHSGWEQASNGGEESCKPRHLEWETALTNTAGCLRNVSSERSEARRKLRECTGLVDALMYIVQSQINRKNVDNKLVENCVCLLRNLSYHVHREVPGCERFAETTPDNQGPAPANKGGCFGSRKGKGKKDGDDGSGDQIDIPKRTTPAKGYELLFQPEVVRVYTSLFRESKNPSVLEAAAGAIQNLCAGRWTYGRYIRATVRLEKGLPMMAELLAHGNDRVVRAMSGALRNLSIDRRNCQLLGLHAVPHLVANLPGGQSQSGRVLSEETVVSVLSTLTEVLGNSLEAAKTLRASQGIERLVLINKDGKRSEREVRGAGQVLQLVWAHKELRKPLEKDGWKKTDFMVNLSAANGPSTRANGTYEDGTMPLLDKGEKRDMIPLNDLGPEAYSTLDQRERRHTLDETTDTLPKN, encoded by the exons ATGTGTATGCGTTGGGAG AACGGGCGTCTAGGGGATGCAGACATAGAACGGCTGAAACTGACAGACTCGTATTTAAACAGCACACAG TACAGGATGGTGGACCCCGCACACGGCGCTCTAGATGACGGCTACACACCAGAGGATGACTCCCAGGAGGTGCACTCTGTCTTTTCTGACGAGGGACCCACACGGCGGCTGGACAACGGC atgaaGAAACCAATCACACGCACAGTCCTGCCCTCCGACTCGATGTCCATTGACGGCGGCCTGTCGGTGTCCGGTATGGGCGGCTACAGCGCCACCCTGGACCGTCCTTACCGGCAGCCTGGACCGGGAGACTACCCCACTGCCACAGTGCCCAGGAACTACCACTATGCCCCCGTAGGGGGCTATGATGACTACCGGGGAGGCCCACCGTCGGAGGCATACACGAGCCTGAGCAGGGGCTCGCACATGGACGACCGCTACAG gcCAGTTGACGGCTACCGGACCTTGGACTCCGGCTACCGCGCCCCGAGCCGCCAGCAGCTCGACCCGTATGCGGCACAGCCCCAGGTGAGCCGGGGGATGAGGGCCTTGGGCTCGGCGTTGGAGGTGCGGTACGGCCACGGCCACTACGGCCTGGAGGATGACCAGCGCAGTGTGGGATACGATGAGTACGGCATGGGTCCTCCACCTATGCACCCCGGAGGCTACGGTACCATGCCACGCTTGGGACCTGGCCACGTGACCATGGACAGACGAAGACTCGG GAGCTGTGAGGACACTTTGGACGGTGACGTGATGGGAGTCGACCCGTATGCTTGGGGCGTTCCCATGACGATGGAGAGGGGAAGCATGGCGTCACTAGACAGCACACTAAGGAAGCCTCCTCCTGGTTCGTGGAGGCAGCCAGAGCTGCCAGAGGTCATCGCCATGTTGAACTACCGCCTGGACCCCGTCAAGACCAACGCAGCTGCATTCCTCCAACATCTGACATTCAGAAATGACAAG GTAAAGTCGGATGTGCGTCGCCTGAAGGGCATCCCATCCTTGGTGTCGATGCTAGACCACCCCAGCAAGGATGTGCACCACTCGGCCTGCGGGGCACTAAAGAACATTTCATACGGGCGAGACCAAGACAACAAGATCGCCATCAAGAACTGCGACGGAGTGCCCGCGCTGGTCAGGCTGCTGAGGAAAACCCACGAGCAGGACCTCACTGACACCATCACAG GCACCTTGTGGAACCTCTCGTCCCACGACTCTGTAAAGATGGAGATTGTGGACCACGCCCTGCACGCCCTCGCCGACGAGGTGGTCGTCCCTCACTCCGGCTGGGAGCAGGCGAGCAACGGTGGGGAGGAGAGCTGCAAGCCCCGCCACCTGGAGTGGGAGACCGCCTTGACCAACACTGCTGGCTGCCTCAG GAATGTGAGTTCAGAACGCAGCGAGGCCAGGCGAAAGCTGAGGGAATGCACGGGATTGGTGGATGCCCTCATGTACATTGTCCAATCACAGATCAACCGCAAAAATGTGGATAATAAG tTGGTGGAGAACTGTGTCTGCCTGCTGAGGAATCTGTCCTATCACGTTCACCGCGAGGTCCCCGGCTGCGAGCGCTTCGCCGAGACCACTCCCGACAACCAGGGGCCGGCCCCAGCCAACAAGGGTGGCTGCTTTGGCTCCCGAAAGGGCAAAG GAAAGAAGGATGGCGACGATGGAAGTGGCGATCAGATCGACATTCCAAAGAGGACGACACCCGCCAAAG GCTACGAGCTTCTGTTCCAACCGGAGGTGGTTCGCGTTTACACGTCGCTGTTCAGAGAGAGCAAGAACCCTTCGGTGCTCGAGGCCGCCGCCGGAGCCATCCAGAACCTGTGTGCCGGCCGATGGACT TATGGCCGGTATATCAGGGCCACCGTGCGTCTGGAGAAAGGTCTTCCCATGATGGCGGAGCTACTGGCTCATGGCAATGACCGCGTGGTTCGAGCGATGTCCGGAGCCTTGAGGAACCTCTCCATCGACAGACGTAACTGCCAACTGCTCG GTTTGCATGCGGTACCTCACCTTGTGGCAAACCTTCCGGGAGGCCAGAGTCAGTCTGGGCGCGTCCTATCGGAGGAGACGGTGGTGTCTGTGCTGAGCACGCTCACTGAGGTGCTAGGCAACAGCTTGGAGGCAGCAAAGACCCTCCGAGCCTCTCAGGGCATCGAGAGGCTGGTGCTCATCAACAAGGACGG CAAGCGGTCGGAGCGCGAGGTGCGGGGCGCCGGTCAGGTGCTGCAGCTCGTCTGGGCCCACAAAGAGCTGCGCAAGCCTCTGGAGAAGGACGGCTGGAAGAAGACTGACTTCATGGTCAACCTCAGCGCCGCCAACGGCCCGAGCACCCGAGCCAACGGCACCTACGAAGACGGCACCATGCCGCTGCTGGACAAAG gggaaaAGAGAGACATGATTCCACTAAATGACCTCGGCCCTG AGGCTTATTCGACACTGgaccagagggagaggagacacaCTCTGGACGAAACCACTGACACTTTACCG AAAAACTGA
- the LOC120817240 gene encoding catenin delta-1 isoform X1, with protein sequence MEQRESAAALLESVREQEVQFEQLTRALEDERRRVGLPATSPSALGHLLPHTQNGRLGDADIERLKLTDSYLNSTQYRMVDPAHGALDDGYTPEDDSQEVHSVFSDEGPTRRLDNGMKKPITRTVLPSDSMSIDGGLSVSGMGGYSATLDRPYRQPGPGDYPTATVPRNYHYAPVGGYDDYRGGPPSEAYTSLSRGSHMDDRYRPVDGYRTLDSGYRAPSRQQLDPYAAQPQVSRGMRALGSALEVRYGHGHYGLEDDQRSVGYDEYGMGPPPMHPGGYGTMPRLGPGHVTMDRRRLGSCEDTLDGDVMGVDPYAWGVPMTMERGSMASLDSTLRKPPPGSWRQPELPEVIAMLNYRLDPVKTNAAAFLQHLTFRNDKVKSDVRRLKGIPSLVSMLDHPSKDVHHSACGALKNISYGRDQDNKIAIKNCDGVPALVRLLRKTHEQDLTDTITGTLWNLSSHDSVKMEIVDHALHALADEVVVPHSGWEQASNGGEESCKPRHLEWETALTNTAGCLRNVSSERSEARRKLRECTGLVDALMYIVQSQINRKNVDNKLVENCVCLLRNLSYHVHREVPGCERFAETTPDNQGPAPANKGGCFGSRKGKDEWFSKGKKDGDDGSGDQIDIPKRTTPAKGYELLFQPEVVRVYTSLFRESKNPSVLEAAAGAIQNLCAGRWTYGRYIRATVRLEKGLPMMAELLAHGNDRVVRAMSGALRNLSIDRRNCQLLGLHAVPHLVANLPGGQSQSGRVLSEETVVSVLSTLTEVLGNSLEAAKTLRASQGIERLVLINKDGKRSEREVRGAGQVLQLVWAHKELRKPLEKDGWKKTDFMVNLSAANGPSTRANGTYEDGTMPLLDKGEKRDMIPLNDLGPEAYSTLDQRERRHTLDETTDTLPRGVYGGRKGSLPLLDSYDG encoded by the exons ATGGAGCAGCGTGAGAGCGCAGCTGCTCTGCTGGAGTCTGTCAGGGAGCAGGAGGTGCAGTTTGAACAGCTGACCAGGGCACtggaggatgagaggaggagagtcgGCCTCCCCGCCACCAGCCCCTCTGCCCTgggtcacctcctccctcacacGCAG AACGGGCGTCTAGGGGATGCAGACATAGAACGGCTGAAACTGACAGACTCGTATTTAAACAGCACACAG TACAGGATGGTGGACCCCGCACACGGCGCTCTAGATGACGGCTACACACCAGAGGATGACTCCCAGGAGGTGCACTCTGTCTTTTCTGACGAGGGACCCACACGGCGGCTGGACAACGGC atgaaGAAACCAATCACACGCACAGTCCTGCCCTCCGACTCGATGTCCATTGACGGCGGCCTGTCGGTGTCCGGTATGGGCGGCTACAGCGCCACCCTGGACCGTCCTTACCGGCAGCCTGGACCGGGAGACTACCCCACTGCCACAGTGCCCAGGAACTACCACTATGCCCCCGTAGGGGGCTATGATGACTACCGGGGAGGCCCACCGTCGGAGGCATACACGAGCCTGAGCAGGGGCTCGCACATGGACGACCGCTACAG gcCAGTTGACGGCTACCGGACCTTGGACTCCGGCTACCGCGCCCCGAGCCGCCAGCAGCTCGACCCGTATGCGGCACAGCCCCAGGTGAGCCGGGGGATGAGGGCCTTGGGCTCGGCGTTGGAGGTGCGGTACGGCCACGGCCACTACGGCCTGGAGGATGACCAGCGCAGTGTGGGATACGATGAGTACGGCATGGGTCCTCCACCTATGCACCCCGGAGGCTACGGTACCATGCCACGCTTGGGACCTGGCCACGTGACCATGGACAGACGAAGACTCGG GAGCTGTGAGGACACTTTGGACGGTGACGTGATGGGAGTCGACCCGTATGCTTGGGGCGTTCCCATGACGATGGAGAGGGGAAGCATGGCGTCACTAGACAGCACACTAAGGAAGCCTCCTCCTGGTTCGTGGAGGCAGCCAGAGCTGCCAGAGGTCATCGCCATGTTGAACTACCGCCTGGACCCCGTCAAGACCAACGCAGCTGCATTCCTCCAACATCTGACATTCAGAAATGACAAG GTAAAGTCGGATGTGCGTCGCCTGAAGGGCATCCCATCCTTGGTGTCGATGCTAGACCACCCCAGCAAGGATGTGCACCACTCGGCCTGCGGGGCACTAAAGAACATTTCATACGGGCGAGACCAAGACAACAAGATCGCCATCAAGAACTGCGACGGAGTGCCCGCGCTGGTCAGGCTGCTGAGGAAAACCCACGAGCAGGACCTCACTGACACCATCACAG GCACCTTGTGGAACCTCTCGTCCCACGACTCTGTAAAGATGGAGATTGTGGACCACGCCCTGCACGCCCTCGCCGACGAGGTGGTCGTCCCTCACTCCGGCTGGGAGCAGGCGAGCAACGGTGGGGAGGAGAGCTGCAAGCCCCGCCACCTGGAGTGGGAGACCGCCTTGACCAACACTGCTGGCTGCCTCAG GAATGTGAGTTCAGAACGCAGCGAGGCCAGGCGAAAGCTGAGGGAATGCACGGGATTGGTGGATGCCCTCATGTACATTGTCCAATCACAGATCAACCGCAAAAATGTGGATAATAAG tTGGTGGAGAACTGTGTCTGCCTGCTGAGGAATCTGTCCTATCACGTTCACCGCGAGGTCCCCGGCTGCGAGCGCTTCGCCGAGACCACTCCCGACAACCAGGGGCCGGCCCCAGCCAACAAGGGTGGCTGCTTTGGCTCCCGAAAGGGCAAAG ATGAGTGGTTTTCAAAAG GAAAGAAGGATGGCGACGATGGAAGTGGCGATCAGATCGACATTCCAAAGAGGACGACACCCGCCAAAG GCTACGAGCTTCTGTTCCAACCGGAGGTGGTTCGCGTTTACACGTCGCTGTTCAGAGAGAGCAAGAACCCTTCGGTGCTCGAGGCCGCCGCCGGAGCCATCCAGAACCTGTGTGCCGGCCGATGGACT TATGGCCGGTATATCAGGGCCACCGTGCGTCTGGAGAAAGGTCTTCCCATGATGGCGGAGCTACTGGCTCATGGCAATGACCGCGTGGTTCGAGCGATGTCCGGAGCCTTGAGGAACCTCTCCATCGACAGACGTAACTGCCAACTGCTCG GTTTGCATGCGGTACCTCACCTTGTGGCAAACCTTCCGGGAGGCCAGAGTCAGTCTGGGCGCGTCCTATCGGAGGAGACGGTGGTGTCTGTGCTGAGCACGCTCACTGAGGTGCTAGGCAACAGCTTGGAGGCAGCAAAGACCCTCCGAGCCTCTCAGGGCATCGAGAGGCTGGTGCTCATCAACAAGGACGG CAAGCGGTCGGAGCGCGAGGTGCGGGGCGCCGGTCAGGTGCTGCAGCTCGTCTGGGCCCACAAAGAGCTGCGCAAGCCTCTGGAGAAGGACGGCTGGAAGAAGACTGACTTCATGGTCAACCTCAGCGCCGCCAACGGCCCGAGCACCCGAGCCAACGGCACCTACGAAGACGGCACCATGCCGCTGCTGGACAAAG gggaaaAGAGAGACATGATTCCACTAAATGACCTCGGCCCTG AGGCTTATTCGACACTGgaccagagggagaggagacacaCTCTGGACGAAACCACTGACACTTTACCG CGAGGGGTGTATGGGGGCAGAAAGGGCTCCTTGCCCCTGTTGGACTCCTACGATGGTTAG